A genomic stretch from Desulfobacterales bacterium includes:
- a CDS encoding DUF1329 domain-containing protein — MLRKLYAIMCMTFLVGFMVSVAMPLQAKVPTHEAERLKTDLTPFGAERAGNAEGTIPQWEGGLTTIPENVKYDPKTTPIRPDPFADDKVLFTITAQNMEQYADKLSEGQKAFFKNHPDSFKMNVYPTRRTAAAPQWVYDNTYKNALNGELTEDGLGVKGAFGGIPFPIPTRGEEAIFNHANAYQGGDTTNLSSSLLVYGDGSKSEGGGGQYIYNRVFYDRNKTLDTFGGYNLDFVVVYEQPARRKGEFILTKYPLNYSETGNQATWQYMPGQRRVRRAPNLAYDTPNPSYGGIANYDDAFMFNGGIDRFNWELKGKKEMFVIYNAYQFDLADVEDLLTPHHFNPKYVRWELHRVWVVEATLKEGVRHNYGKRVMYLDEDTWIILWTDSYDTRGNLWRNAVCTVKSFYDVPAIKQRAVMYFSSEKDIYCVNQVINGAVTPAVREMNLEDDFFTPQNIRKLGRR, encoded by the coding sequence ACAGGCCAAGGTGCCAACCCATGAGGCGGAACGATTAAAAACTGATTTAACGCCTTTTGGTGCTGAGCGAGCGGGAAATGCTGAAGGCACCATTCCACAGTGGGAAGGTGGATTAACGACCATTCCGGAAAATGTGAAATATGATCCAAAAACAACCCCGATTCGCCCGGATCCGTTTGCGGATGACAAGGTTCTTTTTACAATTACCGCACAGAACATGGAACAATATGCTGATAAGTTATCAGAGGGACAAAAGGCCTTTTTCAAAAACCACCCAGACAGTTTCAAGATGAATGTTTATCCCACGCGGCGAACGGCGGCTGCGCCCCAATGGGTATACGACAATACCTATAAAAATGCGCTTAATGGAGAACTCACGGAAGACGGTTTGGGCGTTAAAGGGGCTTTCGGTGGAATTCCATTTCCCATTCCAACCAGAGGCGAAGAGGCGATATTTAATCATGCGAATGCATACCAAGGGGGGGATACGACAAATCTTTCCAGTTCGCTTCTTGTATACGGTGATGGTAGTAAAAGTGAGGGAGGGGGCGGGCAATATATATACAACAGAGTTTTTTATGACAGAAATAAAACGCTTGACACCTTTGGTGGGTATAATTTGGACTTTGTGGTTGTTTATGAACAACCCGCCCGACGAAAAGGGGAATTTATTTTGACAAAGTATCCCTTAAACTATTCGGAAACGGGGAACCAGGCGACATGGCAGTATATGCCAGGTCAGCGTAGAGTACGGCGAGCTCCGAATCTTGCATACGATACGCCCAATCCGTCATATGGCGGGATTGCTAACTACGACGATGCCTTCATGTTCAATGGAGGAATCGATCGTTTTAACTGGGAGTTAAAAGGCAAAAAAGAAATGTTTGTCATTTATAACGCTTACCAGTTCGACTTGGCCGACGTTGAAGATCTCCTAACGCCGCATCATTTTAACCCTAAGTACGTGCGTTGGGAGCTTCACAGGGTTTGGGTTGTCGAGGCCACGCTTAAGGAAGGCGTTCGGCACAATTATGGTAAACGTGTGATGTACCTTGACGAAGACACATGGATAATTCTGTGGACGGATAGCTACGATACACGCGGGAACCTATGGAGAAATGCTGTTTGTACAGTTAAAAGTTTTTATGATGTTCCAGCTATTAAGCAGCGTGCGGTGATGTATTTTTCTTCAGAAAAAGATATTTATTGTGTGAATCAGGTCATCAATGGCGCGGTAACGCCAGCTGTTAGGGAAATGAACCTAGAGGACGACTTTTTTACTCCTCAGAACATTAGAAAACTCGGAAGACGATAG